The Chaetodon trifascialis isolate fChaTrf1 chromosome 11, fChaTrf1.hap1, whole genome shotgun sequence nucleotide sequence AAAGGTACAGCACAGGAAGGTAGAAAGGTAAAGGTACAAAGTAAAGAAAGGTAGAAAGGTAAAGGTACAGCACAGGAAGGTAGAAAGGTAAAGGTACAAAGTAAAGAAAGGTAGAAAGGTAAAGGTACAGTACAGGAAGGTAGAAAGGTAAAGGTACAAAGTAAAGAAAGGTAGAAAGGTAAAGGTACAGTACAGGAAGGTAGAAAGGTAAAGGTACAAAGTAAAGAAAGGTAGAAAGGTAAAGGTACAGTACAGGAAGGTAGAAAGGTAAAGGTACAAAGTAAAGAAAGGTAGAAAGGTAAAGGTACAGTACAGGAAGGTAGAAAGGTAAAGGTACAAAGTAAAGAAAGGTAGAAAGGTAAAGGTACAAAGTAAAGAAAGGTAGAAAGGTAAAGGTACAGCACAGGAAGGTACAGTTCAGTGAAGCCGGCTGGTGTTCgtactgcagcagcacagactgtcaGCGTGCAGCGTTCTGCCCTCTGAAGGTAACTGATCCACCAGACTACTCTGGAACCAGGTCTTTCTCTGCAGGACGGATTACACTACGCTCTGTTTTGGTCGTGGTGAACTAGCCTAAACCAGCTCAGTGTGAACAGGTCTGATTCTTAGAGGAGATCCATCTCCTCCCTGATGGAGGTCTGgtttctgctgtcagtggacAGAAGTGAGATTTGTATCTCAGTGACTCAAACCCGTCAGCTCTGACTGACACCCATCAGtgcctgtgacctctgacctgaagGCCTTGGACCTCCTCTGGATGTTCTCCAGTCTCTGGATCCTGAAGCTCAGCTGTCGGATGCTTCCCTCCAGCTCGGCTTCACTCAGGTCCACTCGCTGAGTCAGACGGCTGAACGTGGACGACAGCtccctcaaacacaaacacaccaggtGAGTTTAAGAGTCAGTCAGGTGTTCGCTCAGGGACTGTGAGTGGAGGAGGGGGGCGGGATCTTACTTGTACACCTGCTGGCTacaggcagagctgcagacggGGATGACGGCCCTCAGGCGGTGGGTGGCGTGCTCCACGAACTGCTGCTTCAGTGCACGCTCTCTGCTGGCGTTGGTCCAGGTGAGCTTCTCGTACAGGTAGAGTAGGCCgtacagagagacggagagcgCGATGAGACGCCAGCCCACCGAACgccacacctgcagcacacagacacacctgagaCACCAGTTTACAGGCTCTAACCAGTCAGACGGAGCTGCCTGCaggtcttcctctctgtcacagcTGAACTGTACTGCACCGTTTCCTCTCATCACACATGGGGTCACCTGAGCCACTGATCCACAGGCGGAGGtaatgcagagaagaagaagactgcagcGGGTGAACGGATGgaaacaatgcaaacaaactTTCAACATGTTTGATTGGTCAGTGATTCTGTGACTGACGTGGGTGGAGTTCCTCTGTGAACAAGAACGTGAGCTGCACCTTAGAGGACCTTCAGTCAGGATTATTAACGACCGCTGAGGACTCAATGACGACAGGACGTACCACTCCACCAATCACCAGCACCGTCATGGACGCCCGGGAGGTGACGGAGACCAGACCTGTTGCTATGGAAACCACCAGCTCATCCTTAAAGGTGGAGgtctcctgcagagagagaagcgGAGGGATGTTTCTGTGGTTGCACTCGTCGTGTTTACAGACCAGAAAAACACACGAGCACATTTAAAAGGAGCCTTGACGTGAACACCTGCCGCCGCGGGTCGCCGCCGCTCAGCGCTCGCTTGGCGTTGGCGGCTCCGATGAACCGGGAGACGAGGGCAGTCCAGCCCAGAGAAAACTGGAACTCGATGTTTTCACGGAAATCTGCGCAGAGGTCGATGAGGCCGAGGTCATAGGTCAACTCgaaggaggcagagggagcgGAGAGCTGctcctggacagacagagacagcaggggaCGGACGCtgtctgaggacagaggagacaatCGAGCATCACGCCGCCTGCTTGTGATGAAACACGTGAACAAAGTGAGACCTCGTACCGATCATGTGTCTCTGAGCGTCTCTGATGTCTCTGAGGACGCTGACGGAGCAGCGATGAGCCAAACAGCCGACCAGCCGCTCgtccacatgctgcagcagcttctgagGAGAGAACACAGCCAcagctcctcatcatcaccttcatcatcatcatcatcacgtaCCGTCATACCACAGCCAcagctcctcatcatcaccttcatcatcacgTACCGTCATACCACAGCCAcagctcctcatcatcaccttcatcatcacgTACCGTCATACCACAGCCAcagctcctcatcatcaccttcatcatcatcatcatcacgtaCCGTCATACCACAGCCAcagctcctcatcatcaccttcatcatcatcacgtaCCGTCATACCACAGCCAcagctcctcatcatcaccttcatcatcatcatcatcacgtaCCGTCATACCACAGCCAcagctcctcatcatcaccttcatcataATCACGTACCGTCATACCACAGCCAcagctcctcatcatcaccttcatcatcatcatcatcatcacgtaCCGTCATACCACAGCCACAGCTCCTCgtcatcaccttcatcatcatcacgtaCCATCACACGGCTTCATCAGCTTCAGCGTGGAGTAGAAACGACTATTCATGGCCTAAAACTAACAAACTCAGTGAGTTGAAATATTAACGAgttaacctttgacctcactgaatgctgtcaatcaaactttGACACACCGCGCTGTCAAAGCGCGTGTCCTCCTCTCAGGCTCTGTACAGCTAACAAGATCCACCAATCAGAGTGAGGACAGCCTGTCTGAGAGGCAGCACTGAGGGCAAAAATACTCCgcccgcacgcacgcacacacacacacacacacacacacacacacacacacacacacacacacacacactcagtgtttgTGATGTAAACTGGATTGGAAGTAAAGCGGCTTAATGTGTTATCAGTTCCTCTAAAGGAACATTTTGGTtaagagtgcgtgtgtgtgtgtgtgtgtgcgtgtgtgtgtgtatgttgtgtgagGTGTagtcaggtgtgttcaggtgcagAGAGGTTACAGCGTGAAGGAGACTTCAAAAGAACAGTCCAACATTTGATGTTTCAGGTGGATCAGACAGATGTAGATGGAGTTAAGCTagccagtctttgtgctaagctaggctttgtgctaagctaagctaagctaagctaagctaagctaagcatgTGCTGGACTGAACTAAACTTTGTTCCTTGTAGTCAGCAGAGGTTGAGTACTTGCATCAGAGTAGTTTTACTGCAGTACTCACAGTTTtgtagagctgcagagtttcttGTGTCGGGTTGAAATCCGCTCTGAACTCGTCCaccagaacaggaagtgaccgGATCTGATCCGACAGAGCCGCCGCAACCTGACGACGACAACACGAAGCTGCTGTGACGCACGCCCGCCCGCCTACAGACGCTCTCTGTGAGGTCTTCACTCGGGTTATAAAGAACTGTGACAGACTTCAGCCCATTTACAGAGTAAACCTGTCAGCGCCCCCCGGTGGACAAACGGTGTAATGGAGACTCTGCTCAAACACATCTTTGATATTTCTCTGGTGGTCAGGCTGATACATGATGATGTAAAGACTGCACaatcagctgatgtgtgtgaaCCTTGTTCACCTTGGCAGCGACATCATCACTCAGAGTCCTGATCCTCTCTTTGACGTTGTCGGTCAGACGGTTAATCTGCCCTCGAACAAAGTCCAGCCGGTCCCTCTGATCCTCCCGCTCCTCCAGGCACAAGATCCTGTCAGAGGTGAAAGTCAGACACTCAGAGACTCGAGGAAGCCACCTGTGGAAATGAGCTGATTCGTTAGTtttcctgacttcctgtctgcagaggCGATGTTGATGGCGTCCATCACAGCTTTGATGGCCTCGGTGATCTGCCACGCTCTCACTGTGTGCTGCTCAAACTTCGCCTTCACGGCGGACTGAGAGATGAACTCCtgcggggtcaaaggtcatcctGCAGTTATCTTTGGTCAGGCTTAACAGTTTCTGTCCACGCTGAAATGTGACCTTTCTGTACCTCGAACGTCCTCTCGAACGTCTGGAACTCTCTCAGTCTGTCGTGGAAACCTTCAGCCAGAGCGccacctgcaggaggaagcaTGTCAGAGTCTGTAGGATCGTCAGCAAAGACAGAACAGACCAGAGTCCAGAGTCAGCGACTGAAACCAGGTCCTCACACCAGAATCTGGATCCGTTGTTGTTCATCAGACAGTGACGCGTTTAACTCTTCATGCAAACAGAAAGGTTCTTCCGCTGGTTTGAGGTGATTTTTGCCCTTTTCACAGAAAGACTTAATGCACTCAACGaagatggaaacacattttgtgaAGAAGTGCTGACCAGCTCCTCACACTCATGgcagggtcagggtcagcaTTAGGagaggggtcaggggtcagggtcAGTGTTATGGGGTCAGGGTCAGCGTCATGGGGTCAGGGTCAGCATTAGGagaggggtcaggggtcaggatCAGCATTAGGAGAGGGGtgaggggtcaggggtcagggtcAGCATTAGGAGAGGGGTCAGGGAAGCTGTCAGTCGCCTCCTCTGAGACATGAAGGgaggctcctcctcctgctgtccctCACCTGGCTCACCTGTCTCAGGCATGCCCTGCGCTCGCTGCATCCTGGAGCTCAGAACCTCTTTGGCCGCGACAAAGAAGATCCTCCCCGGAGCCTCGTCCAGGCCGACCACCTTCAGCTCCTCGGCCAGGAAACTCACGCAGCGGTCCAGGTGCTGCTTCCTCACCTGGGCAGCAGAAGGACACAGAGGGTTCATCCAGTTCCCGTTACCACATCCATGTTTCCTTCACCTGCATCCTTTCCTCGTGTATTAGTCTGATGTAAGAGACCGGGAAACGGTTCGTCAGGGTCTgagcctctgattggctcgaACCACGACGTTGTTTTCTAACCCGAACCAACCaatgagcagcagccagtcagaggcTCTTTATACACATGAAGCATTGGTTGATAATCTGTTTGTAAATTCACGATTTAATAATCCAGATTATGAATAGAAAGTCTTTAAAGTTGTAGAAATGTTTTATcaaagatttttaaaataattctaATCAATAAAGAGAGAACCAATCATAACCGTCAACACAGATTCTTGTTTCTAACTGGTCCAGATCAGTCGATCGGCTGCAGCGATCAATCACCAACAGATTTCTGAGAGGAGTCTGATGACGACTTCAGTGAAGGAGGAGCGCAGGAAGACGAGTGTGTCCTTCATGACAGAGGACGGGAAAGAGACATGATCGTCTCCTTATTGTCCAgagtttctgttttctgtcagacaTCCCATAATTCTGCTTACAAGGGAGCAGGATCAATACAGTTAAtcagcagaggacagctgaGGTTAGTCCAGTTTAAACTGGAGTTAGACTGacgtctaacacacacacacacacacacacacacacacacacacacacacacacacacacacacacacacacacacctcctcgaTGTATTCAGGCTCGCTCACTGAAGCGTCCCATCTGTTGTGGAGGATGAAGATATTCGGTTTTGAGATTCTCTCGCTGACTTTGTGGAAGAAAAGTTTCTCctgcaggaagaaaaacaaagctatTGAAACGTCGAGGTCATCGATATGAAATATTAATCATcaataaatacagaaacacacaaagctccTCTGATCTCAACGATCAATACGTTCCCTCACAGTGTTCATCAGCGTCGACTCTGCGTTTCCCACCAGGACGAAGACGTCGGCGTCCAGACAGAACTTATCGATCCAGCTGTCCAACTCCAGGGTGACATCAGTGCCGGGgctgggtcagaggtcagaggtcacaggtcagaGATGATTGTTAGTTGATGAGTGAAAATCTTACTGCTGGACTtgactttcatgtttttagttaaATGTACAGATGCAGGTTCGGACATCCAGCAGCgtttgtctttgtgcttctggatggattctgattggctgacagatCTCCTCCAATCACAAAGAAGCCAAGGTGAGTTGTGAACGAATGAACGAACGAACGAGCGaatggacggacggacggacggacggacggacggacggacggacggacggacggacgggaAACCAGCAGGTGCCACCAAAGAAGAGGATCAATAAACACTGATGGGTAATCTGGACAGGAAGCATGATGAGACGTTCATGGACCGAGAGCGgaaacacctgcacaggtgaacGGTGTGTCACCTGTCCATGAGCACCAGGTCGTCTCTCAGCAGAGCGCAGCGACTTTTGGGCCAGAACACTTTGACCAGACTGCCTGAGTCCAGAGTTGGATCCATGTGGAGGGCGTGGGCCAGCTGGTTCAccgtctgaggaggaggaggaagaggaggaggaggaaggtggagttATCACTGAGACACAATAATAATCACTCTGAAGgaaacagtctgacattttaaaacccTCAGATCAGTTTCATCTGATCGTGGACTTTCCAAAATGTCGGCCTGTTCCTTTAAAGCCTCTCTGTTTGTCGTACGCTGACGCTCTTCCTCTCATTGGACGCCTCGGCGGTGAGGTAAGCCTCGCCTTCGTCGGTTCCTTCCACCCTCAGGAAACAGTTGGTGGTGTGACCGATGCCGGTGGGCAGCACTCGGTCTCTCAGCATGGCGTTGATCACGGTGCTCTTCCCGTTGCTGGTCCTGGATCAGACAGACATCACATCTTTAATAATATGAACgacataaataaacatgtaaCATGTCGACGGAGCAGAAGCCtctctgctgaggaagatcatgtgataCTACTGAAAGCTCTAGAAGAGCCACGAGTGAGACCTGAGGTGAGATCATTTTGTGTCCTGACGCTTGTTGACTTCATGTCTTTCATAGTTTCAGatatatttcactttttaagtTTTATTGATGTGAGGGCGACTGTGAAACATGTTCAGCCAAGTTCTTGAACTGGTGCTGGTCCAGACCTGGTCCTGGACTCTTAAAGGTCTGCCCTGCAGATATGATGACGCAAACAAAGGGGGACACCTCATGAAAACAAAGGGAACCTTTAAAAAGGAGCTTTGAAACAAAACGACAAATGAGACGATTCCACGTCCACAACGAATGAACACAAACTGAAACGCTGAAACCAttaaaaatcctgaaaaaagaaaaacatgttcatgAGTTAGTCTCATTTTCTGCAAGTCAGTCATTACATCATCCATCAGTCATGACATCATCCATCAGTCATGACATCATCCATCAGTCATTACATCATCCATCAGTCATTTCATCATCCATCAGTCATGACATCATCCATCAGTCATTTCATCATCCATCAGTCATGACATCATCCATCAGTCATTTCATCATCCATCAGTCATTACATCATCCATCAGTCATGACATCATCCATCAGTCATTACATCATGCATCAGTCATGACATCATGCATCAGTCATTACATCATGCATCAGTCATGACATCATGCATCAGTCATTACATCATCCATcagtcatgacatcatcagtttCCACAGAAAGTCACACTTTATCACAGTGAGAAACGTCTCCGGCATCGTTGGTCAGTTCATAACGAGTGAAGCAGGAAACTGTTTGTGGATCAGAGATCATTTCCTCTGAGTGAGTTTGCTCTGAGAGGACAAACCTCGTATCTCCGCTTCactttccactgctgctggAATCAAAGCCGACAGCAGACGTCTCTTCTTTTACAGTCAGACCTTGAACTCCTCATCTTTCACGAGGAATAAAGGAAAAGAGCACCTCACACTTCACACTTTTAGTCAACTGAATAATGAACTCATTGGGAGTATATTTGGTTAAGAGCGTCACGGTGAGACATCTGGTCTGAAAGCCCATCAGACGTCACCATGAGCACAGCTCCTCGTATCGATCACTTGGATAAGGTTGATCAGTAACTCTGTGACACTGATTTGTGCGAGTGGAAGTTAAACAACCACGTGTTGTCACGTGACCACGCACGCAGCTGAGCGTCCAGCGAGGAAGACGATGATGCGTGTGAGTCGCTCAGGGTTTGTGGGTCGTACCTGCCGAAGAAGGCCACCTTCATGTGTCTCCTGAGCAGAACCTCTCGGATGGTGGACAGTTTGGTGGCACAGCTCTGCATCTCCAGACTCTGCTCCTCCACGGCCACCTGGCCCAGGTCGTCTCCCCGCCACGCCTCtgacatcacaaacaaacaaacaaacaaacatgtttacagctctTTGGCCACAAACAGCAGCTACCGTCACTTCACAGTCAGGACTGTATTGAGCCATGAAAGAGGAAAGTCTTGGTTGTGTGTTGGAGACGGTGACAGCGTCTCACTGCAGTGGTTCCCAACGCGAGGTCCGCGACCCCACAAAGGGCCGGTTAAAGGACCGACCCTCGTACGACGACATCTTTCCTGAGTTGCTACGATTCCAGTGGACGTGTAGTAAAGTTACTTCACACCATGACTGTCTTAATTTGATCAAACTTTAGATTTGTGTCTTCTTCAGGTGTCCATCGTGGTGGACTGTGGCTCAGCTGTTCTGAACGTCCTCTGACTGCTGGTCTCGCCTCCTGCAGTCCAGTACTGAACACAGGAGCCCCCCCGGCCCCGTGAGCTCAGCCCCCTCCTGGTCATGCTGGACACCCACGACTGAAAACTCGAGAACTCTGCCGCGAGGGTGGAGGACGACACCACCATCACGGGCTGGACTTCAAACAGCGGGAGACGTCACATGAGGAGGACGTCAACAGTCTCAACATCAACAAGACCAACGAGCTGGAGGATTTTAGGAAACAGGAGGTGAAGACGCACAGCGGCACCTCCACCAGAGGAGCCGAGGAGGAGCGGGTGGAGAGCTCCAGGTCTCTCTGAGACAGCTGAGCTCCTGAAGGACACCTCAGGACATCACAGGACGCTGAAAGACAAACCAGCCACAGTCAGAAGAATCTGCTGCTGGACCATCAGAGGACAGCGTCCGTCCTCAGGCTGAGACTTGACTCATCCTCGTCTCTGTCCTGTGACACGTTCAGCGGCGTTGATCCGCCGTGAGCTGAACGTGAGAAGGTACCGAGCCCGATGACGGTGAAGGTGGAGGACATGACATCACCACAGCGTGGAGTAAGACCAGCACACCAGTGCATCACCAGTACACCAGTGCATCACCAGTACACCAGTTTAACGACTCGACCAGTTAAAGGAAACGACTCATGAAGCAGAGCCAGTTCAAACTAGTTCACACACgagttcacactgcagctgagaaACCACCGACACACCTGAGctacaccagtgtgtgtgtgtgtgtgtgtgtgtgtgtgtgtgtgtgtgtgtgggacctTCCACAAAGGTGGAGCCATCCTTCACAAAGTCCAGCAGTTGATCAAAGATGGAGGTGATTGAACGCTTTGCCACAACAAAATGCCGCAGAGGAGACGGATCCACGGCGTCCAtgacacctgacacacacacacacacacacacacacacacacacacacacacacacacacacacacacacacacaaaaggcacaaaaacacactgttggTGTACAGATGAAACCTTGCTCACTgctaactcacacacacacacacacacacacacacacacacacacacacacacacacacacacacacacggtcactGAAGGCGTGTGTTTACCGTGTCGTTCAGAGGTCAGTCGTGTTTTCAGGGTTCGTCCCCACAGACTCGCCGTCAGCTCCCATCATCCCTCTGTGCAACACATCGACATCAGAACAACCACTGACTGATCGTCAGCACGCAAAGCTCAgcttacactgtgtgtgtgtgtgtgtgtgtgtgtgtgtgtgtgtgtgtgtgtacaggcaGATCCTCTTAGCAGGACTTAGAGCTGCTTCAACTGTCACACCCGCAGCCTCAACAACCTCAATCTcacatgagcgtgtgtgtgtgtgtgtgtgtgtgtgtgtgtgtgtgtgtgtgcgcgtgtgttttatttaaaggTTATTTCAGTTTCATGATCACTTTCTGTTCGTTGTCATTATTTTAATCGTATTTTCCCGATTACTTCTCCAGTCGATCCTCTGAATAAAAACTGCCTCATTAGTCCTGAAGGGGGCAGTACAACCACAcctgtgacctgtgtgtgtgtgtgtgtgtgtgtgtgtgtgtgtgtgtgtgttttgatggtTCTCTGTAGACCAGTACACCAGAACATCTCTGGTCAGTACACCAgtttaacagcagcaggaaaatgaaCGGCTCGATCAGTTTAAGGGCAGAAAtgaaaccagttcaaaccagtcgACAGCAGATTTTAACTGCAGGGGGCGCCACCGAGGCAAGAACGTCTTCTTTACAGCGTGTTAATTAGTTTGACTGAATTGTGCATATTAAACTCCAAGAAATGACGTGAAAAATAAGAATTCATGtgcaggaaaagaggagaaatgagcTGAATGACGAGTTCATTCATGAAGAATTACAGATTTAACACATACGGTGCTACGATTCAGGAACAGCtccatcagagtgtgtgtgtgtgtgtgtgtgtgtgtgtgtgtgtgtgtgtgtgtgtgtgtgcgtgtgcgccaTGTATTCTTCATCATTGTGAGGACTCACCCTCCTTATGGGGacaggtccccacaatgtcaATCTTTAtatttcagggtgaagacttcagtgtgtgtgtgtgtgtgtgtgtgtgtgtgtgtgaggggtgtgtgtatgtgtgtgagaggggtgtgtgtgtgtgtgtgagtgtgtatgtgtgtgtgaggggtgtgtgtatgtgtgtgagaggggtgtgtgtgtgtgtgtgtctatcagCTTGAGTCAGATTCAGAGGAAACGGTCGACGCTGTTTGATCTCACAGACGCCAACATCCAAACTAACTTTCATCATCCTGTCAGACCGAAGACCACACCCCCCTTATCTGACAgcgagggtgtgtgtgtgtgtgtgtgtgtgtgtgtgtgtgtgtgtgtgtgtgtgtgtgtgggtgaggggTGTGTTAATTCACTCTTTATGAAGACATATTTCGTCTTATTAGTACAACAATGGACATACGACTGCAGGTACTGCTTTAACTACTACAACTACAACTAAAACTACTTCCACTGCAGTACTTCTACAGTCACTACTGCTCTTTCCACCAGCTCCAGCAGTGCTACAGCTACTTATGCTAATAATACTACTAGTACTAACTAGTACTTACTACTACATATATTAATATATCATATTAATATCAAactgggactgtgtgtgtgtgtgtgtgtgtgtgtgtgtgtgtgtgtgtgtgtgtgtgtgtgtgtgtgtgtgtgtggaggtacactgacatacagtaaaaaaaaaacaccatccatttatatacacacacatcagagctTTGTCAGCATTAGGACcctggagagcagagggaggagagggaaactAACATgtacatggaggaggaggaggaggaggggaggaggaggggaggaggaggaggaggaggaggaggaggaggaggggaggaggaggggaggaggaggaggaggaggggaggaggaggagaaaaacaaagtctggaggaaaagaaagacaaacgaTGGCAGAGGAGATAAAACTGAGACAGATGGAC carries:
- the mfn1a gene encoding mitofusin-1 isoform X4, yielding MDAVDPSPLRHFVVAKRSITSIFDQLLDFVKDGSTFVEEAWRGDDLGQVAVEEQSLEMQSCATKLSTIREVLLRRHMKVAFFGRTSNGKSTVINAMLRDRVLPTGIGHTTNCFLRVEGTDEGEAYLTAEASNERKSVSTVNQLAHALHMDPTLDSGSLVKVFWPKSRCALLRDDLVLMDSPGTDVTLELDSWIDKFCLDADVFVLVGNAESTLMNTEKLFFHKVSERISKPNIFILHNRWDASVSEPEYIEEVRKQHLDRCVSFLAEELKVVGLDEAPGRIFFVAAKEVLSSRMQRAQGMPETGEPGGALAEGFHDRLREFQTFERTFEEFISQSAVKAKFEQHTVRAWQITEAIKAVMDAINIASADRKILCLEEREDQRDRLDFVRGQINRLTDNVKERIRTLSDDVAAKVAAALSDQIRSLPVLVDEFRADFNPTQETLQLYKTKLLQHVDERLVGCLAHRCSVSVLRDIRDAQRHMIDSVRPLLSLSVQEQLSAPSASFELTYDLGLIDLCADFRENIEFQFSLGWTALVSRFIGAANAKRALSGGDPRRQETSTFKDELVVSIATGLVSVTSRASMTVLVIGGVVWRSVGWRLIALSVSLYGLLYLYEKLTWTNASRERALKQQFVEHATHRLRAVIPVCSSACSQQVYNCRPRSAV